AATGTGGCCGTGGATTGCTTGAACGGCAGACAGACGGGTCCTACGCCGGCGTTAAACACGATCTGGTCCGCGGTGCGCACGATCGAGATGTCGTTGCTCGAGGGATTCGCCTGATAGCTGGGATGGTTGGTGATGGACGCTACGCGCAACAGTATCGAGTAGCTTGTGTCAGTGCCGGTCGAAAGGTTGTGATCCCCCACCAGGAGCCCCGTGGCGGAGATACTCCGCCCGGACATACAGTGTACGGCCGACAGTGCGTGGTAGTTGGAAACTGCAATTCAAGGACGGTGGCATTAATGTCACGTTATGGAGAGTAGACCAACCTGGCAGGGCGTACTTATCGTGGCCCCGCAGAAAACATTCCGTGACGTCGAGTCGACCAGCCCGGCCATCGAGGGGAACTCATTGACGAGCGTCTGTACACCACCGACGATCTTGGACGTTCTTCGGAACCCACAGGAACACTTGGCAGCGGGCGCTTGTGCTACAACCTGACACCGGAAGCGACCTCCGGTGGACGTGGCGGTTGCTCGTAGGGCCATCGTCACCTGATTCCCGGTCGACTGCGTGCTGAACGTTTGCTGACCACAGTACCGACTGGCGGATGCCAGCGTCGGATCATTCTTGAGCGAGATCTCCAGCCGATCACCGGAGCATTGGGAGGTCTGAAAGGAACGGTTCGTAGGAGGTTTTAGTGCGGTGCGGATTGTGCGGCGTATCATGGTCGTACCGAGGCGAGCACCATATCGTAACAGTTGATGTAGAGTGTGTtgccggccggggccgttAGAAGCCATCGGCAGTTCGTGCCCTTGGAGAAGTAGTTGGAATAGTTGGGCGACTCGACGTAGTACACCTCGCCGGTGGTGAAGCTCTTCGTCCGGTCACATCCGGTAAATTGGGCGTACGTGGAACCCGCGCCGTACGCCAGCagcgtgatggtggtgataaGAGGGTACAAGCTCCCGATCATGCTCCTGGAATGCCGCACCGTTACTGAACGGCCCTCATTTCGGGTGCGCTCTGATATCATATGACGAACTACGATCGGCTGACAAAAAACCGCCACTACATAAGATGTTATCTTAACGCGAGCCGTTGTTCCGCAGTGCCTATCTCCGCAATCGACAGTtctccactctctctctctctctcgctcacgccATAGCCTGCAGATAACGAACAATGAGTGGTGtatattttgtaatttttaaacaGATGTTTTGTCATTACCTCTCCTGTGTGAATCCTACTGATTCCGTCCCGCCGCCGTACGTCGAGGTCTTCGACACTTCTTAGGATCGCTTTGTAGACACACGCGGTCCCGGATAACGACACATCCGGGCACcgggttgtttttgtttgtggccattttggcAAAGATTTCGCCCGGTccgccagagggcgctgcgCCCGGAGAGGTTTGTGAATGATCTCCATTATCGGTAGCCCTGTTGTTTGCGTCGTTAAGATGGCTCCACGGAAAACAGCATTTCGtgcccgccaccgccgacgacgccgatggcGTGTGTTTGATCAGCCGTTCGGCAGTTCGTTCGGCGCGCCACCAGAGCCTCGCACGGGAGTTCGGCGGAAGGGCTTGGGTTGACCTAAGGTCTAGCGGCCCCCGATTGCGAAAAGGCGAcggcgccgggccgggtacTTAAAACTGTGCGCCAGCCGCGCCGATCAAGTCGTTCGGTGATCGAACGTTATCGGAT
The nucleotide sequence above comes from Anopheles bellator chromosome 1, idAnoBellAS_SP24_06.2, whole genome shotgun sequence. Encoded proteins:
- the LOC131205667 gene encoding venom serine protease-like → MIGSLYPLITTITLLAYGAGSTYAQFTGCDRTKSFTTGEVYYVESPNYSNYFSKGTNCRWLLTAPAGNTLYINCYDMVLASTSQCSGDRLEISLKNDPTLASASRYCGQQTFSTQSTGNQVTMALRATATSTGGRFRCQVVAQAPAAKCSCGFRRTSKIVGGVQTLVNEFPSMAGLVDSTSRNVFCGATIISNYHALSAVHCMSGRSISATGLLVGDHNLSTGTDTSYSILLRVASITNHPSYQANPSSNDISIVRTADQIVFNAGVGPVCLPFKQSTATFAGSVVVATGWGTLDFGSPASKVLQKVSLNVITQQSCQSQMPNILASHICSYTPGRDTCQYDSGGPLYLTSGSYLYLVGVVNYGVGCATSKPSVSARVTSYLSWIQSNTPGVSYCTP